A stretch of Cicer arietinum cultivar CDC Frontier isolate Library 1 chromosome 5, Cicar.CDCFrontier_v2.0, whole genome shotgun sequence DNA encodes these proteins:
- the LOC101501262 gene encoding zinc finger CCCH domain-containing protein 48-like, producing the protein MMNMKVGRSRTERISGTTCAYWLAGRCNRNPCRFLHTETSYPSTASYHNARKFHSFSKFEKSRPKHNPNTILNRNSEKTQVADKSSPSICKYWVNGNCVHGDRCRYLHRWSYGDGFATLTKLQGHKKLVTGIVLPVGSDKLYSGSTDGTLRTWDCNSGQCTNLMNLGAEATSLISEGPWIFVGLTKAVMAWNIQTASHFTLDGPKGRILAMTVGNDTLFAGAEDGIISAWRGSSTADSPFELVASLCDHTKSVVCLAVGGDKMLCSGSKDQSIKVWDLDTLECKMTLNAHTDAVTSLIWWDNYLLSGSSDCTIHVWAATEERTLKVIYSHNVESDVVALSGMADPEAKPILLCSCTDNSVRLYELPSFAERGRLFAKKEVGSFETGPGGLFFTGDRTGLLMVWKWLEEPRVEAASS; encoded by the exons ATGATGAATATGAAAGTTGGAAGGAGTAGAACTGAAAGAATCAGTGGGACAACATGCGCCTATTGGCTCGCTGGGAGATGCAACAGAAATCCTTGTAGGTTTTTACACACTGAAACATCATACCCATCCACTGCTTCTTATCATAATGCAAGGAAGTTCCATTCATTCTCTAAGTTTGAGAAATCGCGTCCTAAGCATAATCCTAATACCATCTTGAATAGAAATAGTGAAAAGACACAAGTCGCTGACAAGTCTTCACCAAGTATCTGCAAATATTGGGTGAATGGAAACTGTGTTCACGGTGATCGGTGCCGGTATTTACATCGTTGGTCTTATGGTGATGGATTTGCCACATTAACAAAGCTTCAAGGACACAAGAAG CTCGTCACTGGAATTGTACTTCCGGTTGGATCAGACAAACTTTATTCTGGCAGCACTGATGGGACACTTAGGACATGGGACTGCAATTCTGGTCAATGTACTAATTTGATGAATCTTGGTGCTGAAGCTACCTCTTTGATCAGTGAGGGTCCATGGATTTTTGTTGGTTTGACAAAAGCCGTCATG GCATGGAATATTCAAACTGCTTCACATTTTACTCTTGATGGACCTAAGGGGCGAATCCTTGCCATGACTGTTGGTAATGATACACTTTTTGCTGGAGCAGAG GATGGCATTATATCTGCATGGAGAGGCAGCTCTACAGCTGATTCCCCTTTTGAACTGGTTGCATCACTATGTGACCACACTAAATCTGTGGTTTGCCTGGCTGTTGGAGGCGACAAGATGTTGTGCTCGGGATCTAAGGATCAAAGCATTAAG GTTTGGGACCTTGACACGTTAGAGTGTAAAATGACACTCAATGCACATACAGATGCAGTCACATCCCTTATATGGTGGGACAATTACTTACTATCTGGTTCATCTGACTGCACTATCCATGTCTGGGCGGCCACCGAAGAGAGAACTTTGAAAGTGATATATTCGCACAATGTAGAAAGT GATGTTGTCGCACTATCTGGGATGGCTGATCCAGAAGCTAAGCCTATACTGCTCTGCTCTTGTACAGACAATTCAGTTCGCCTCTACGAACTGCCATC ATTTGCAGAGAGGGGTAGATTATTTGCAAAGAAAGAAGTTGGATCATTTGAGACAGGTCCTGGTGGACTATTCTTCACCGGAGATAGAACTGGTTTGCTGATGGTCTGGAAATGGTTGGAAGAGCCCAGAGTGGAAGCAGCATCCTCTTGA